One region of bacterium genomic DNA includes:
- a CDS encoding sigma 54-interacting transcriptional regulator, giving the protein MSKAIDSGAWIKRGLRPLKLLGEGYDSLVWSAVNEGSGEEIAVKIAQGSDYTRRIEREFSILERLKHQGIIKVYECGTIDSAAFFTMELIRGNAFDEYLSQIPRDERFIQIFSRLLCKIISILSYIHAQGIVHADLKPSNILVRNNGEPVLLDFGFAEDYYLDPSNRPRGTLDYVAPELFVGQGITPSSDIYSLGVLAYETLSASRLWEKESPWSIARAKAKRPQTIQTGDLKIPAELEELVLRFLEPEPAIRPSARESISILSRFLRSNESVVAEEPLFAPAPCFVGRTRELDMALKALSDDKDVIFLEGDRGSGKTRFIKELRFRAFVNNMKTLLISGKGAFISIIENLASSLGLDAESRVAKHSAEELSRRFAAQILKNNIDSLVIDVSDELTDFEREVFHNLMRLLDGKVGLLISGWGRDSPEKKTLLLEPLDEMSILEMVSRTFPTLDSSKELANTLYSASQGNPAAIVELIELLWKDGWLKYEEIWRFREPGSDYSISKRMGTLLEEKIREAAKGSITLIESLSLVDSFVPLDSLKRIDSADEFMFRLKMLADKGLAISVRRKEDLYYGIENSLVRSYFSENMSIERKKSLSQTLGQSIEETACRFWNHDIEKWDDSYLEMLSILFSLAGDKKKAKFYLKEASKRFIALENLQKAQKCLERLLEYDLSGLERKDVFLELGRISDLKKDIASSKAYYNRALELAGGEREEEAKILLLLGLAYQRVGEIDRSEELVDAAETKLEGTRSRFLEEILSARGWNKLKLGKYEYAEEVFKRALNLSDAKSEVYLRNAYMLAWVLFQQSKNEEALEYVKVVTGEAGNRNEWVIAFQASSLASETLMASGRLKEAGEYIEHASEFARLAGDARFNSTILRLQAKISFYRGMRRKAKSYVQQALELMAENGIDENVIELKLLNADISSLVGEWRSGWDGYLELWKTIAARKDSQHKPYVLINWADLCRMQGKIQWATRLLQRASLLTSERRYPGAELGILTLKCRMALDKGDLDTAREIICGKFSDLPEKQSLFYLFEISILECELLLAEGDIEKALSIIKHISSKMDTSGFEGSRGEILRLEAIAYRHSKDYANAISLLRKSIELLKLQENTYQEGLSLLMLSKVLFERNGYSDEAQAALEDSKAVFERLGALPELRKIEAFKSQNFSAWREQTGLAPLYLEGLRRISELLNYRLGEEDFMIQVLSVLLELTSAARGVIFLHEDSKLYAVASKHTETPSRNEARRLSETVMRQITQGLEPIYTADATTDWRFNRSKSILLNEIRSILCIPLKTSSKLLGTIYLDSTKPGLFNPDNTTYFESLGNILAATIDKSSEFNKMREEIRLSRERKKWEKSGVVFGNSPATRELYSQIERAARSEANVLLEGETGTGKGVMAKLIHDRSLRHGREFCSINCGIFPENLFAAELFGHRKGAFTGATEDRIGLLEAADGSTVFLDEITNISSFMQTKLLEVIEERVLRRLGESSKRRINIRFIFATNKNLEVETREGRFREDLYYRINTFKLYIPPLRERKEDIRELVNHFLKKSSFELNKSVTEVSDEVMQAFLDYPWPGNIRELANVLERAAILVRGKKITKDLLDQRFFPSVPFETKTLKDAKRIEEEELIKRTLLETRGNVSRAAKKLNISRQHLSRLISRYNIIRPITS; this is encoded by the coding sequence ATGAGCAAGGCCATTGATTCTGGTGCCTGGATAAAGAGAGGGTTAAGACCGCTCAAACTGCTGGGAGAGGGGTATGATTCCTTGGTCTGGTCTGCCGTCAATGAAGGTTCGGGAGAAGAGATAGCAGTAAAGATAGCTCAAGGCTCCGATTATACGAGACGAATTGAAAGAGAGTTCTCTATCCTTGAACGCCTTAAACATCAAGGCATTATAAAAGTCTACGAGTGCGGGACTATCGATTCTGCCGCCTTCTTCACAATGGAGCTTATCAGGGGAAACGCTTTCGACGAATACCTTTCACAAATCCCAAGGGATGAACGATTCATTCAAATATTTTCAAGGTTGCTCTGCAAGATAATATCGATTCTTTCCTACATCCATGCTCAGGGCATCGTTCACGCCGATCTTAAGCCCTCAAATATTCTTGTCCGGAACAACGGAGAACCCGTACTGCTTGATTTCGGGTTTGCGGAGGACTACTACCTTGATCCTTCGAACAGACCGAGAGGCACTCTCGACTACGTTGCTCCCGAACTGTTTGTCGGACAGGGAATAACGCCTTCTTCCGATATCTACTCCTTAGGGGTCCTGGCTTATGAAACTCTTTCCGCTAGCCGTTTGTGGGAAAAAGAGTCGCCCTGGTCGATTGCCCGCGCTAAAGCGAAACGCCCGCAAACCATACAGACCGGCGACTTAAAAATCCCCGCCGAACTTGAAGAACTGGTATTGAGATTTCTTGAGCCTGAACCTGCAATAAGGCCTTCGGCGAGAGAATCCATATCGATTCTTTCGCGGTTTCTGAGGAGCAATGAATCCGTAGTTGCAGAAGAGCCGCTTTTTGCGCCTGCTCCTTGTTTTGTCGGCAGAACGCGGGAACTCGACATGGCTCTTAAGGCGCTTTCGGACGATAAGGATGTTATTTTTCTTGAAGGAGACAGGGGTTCCGGCAAGACAAGATTCATAAAGGAGTTAAGATTCAGAGCCTTCGTTAACAATATGAAGACTCTTCTTATCAGCGGAAAAGGCGCCTTTATATCGATAATCGAGAATCTTGCATCATCCCTTGGGCTGGACGCCGAGTCAAGAGTAGCTAAGCATAGCGCGGAAGAGCTGAGCCGCAGATTTGCGGCGCAGATCTTAAAAAACAACATAGATTCCCTTGTCATCGACGTTTCGGACGAACTGACAGACTTTGAAAGGGAAGTCTTCCATAATTTGATGAGATTGCTTGACGGAAAAGTTGGGCTGCTTATATCCGGCTGGGGCAGGGATTCACCTGAGAAGAAAACTCTGCTTCTGGAACCACTCGACGAGATGAGCATTCTTGAGATGGTATCCAGGACATTCCCGACGCTCGATTCATCAAAAGAGCTGGCAAACACTTTGTACTCAGCAAGTCAGGGAAATCCCGCAGCAATCGTAGAACTCATAGAACTCTTGTGGAAAGATGGATGGCTTAAGTACGAGGAAATCTGGCGCTTCAGGGAACCGGGCTCCGACTATTCCATCTCGAAAAGGATGGGAACCTTGCTTGAAGAGAAGATAAGGGAAGCAGCAAAAGGATCAATTACTCTGATTGAATCTTTGTCGCTCGTCGATTCATTTGTTCCTCTGGATTCTCTGAAGAGGATTGACTCCGCCGATGAATTCATGTTTCGATTAAAGATGCTGGCGGATAAGGGCCTGGCAATCTCCGTTCGAAGGAAGGAGGATTTATACTACGGAATAGAAAACTCGCTCGTAAGAAGCTACTTTTCCGAGAATATGAGTATAGAGAGGAAGAAATCGCTTTCTCAAACACTCGGTCAATCAATTGAGGAAACAGCCTGCAGATTCTGGAATCACGATATTGAAAAATGGGACGATTCATATCTTGAAATGCTGTCAATTCTCTTTTCTCTTGCCGGCGATAAAAAGAAAGCGAAGTTCTATTTAAAAGAAGCTTCAAAGAGGTTTATTGCTCTAGAGAACCTGCAAAAAGCCCAAAAGTGTCTTGAAAGGCTTCTTGAATACGATCTCTCCGGTTTGGAGAGGAAGGATGTATTCCTTGAGCTCGGGAGAATATCCGATCTCAAAAAAGACATAGCTTCCTCAAAGGCTTACTACAATCGAGCCCTTGAACTCGCTGGAGGAGAAAGAGAGGAGGAGGCGAAAATACTACTCCTTCTTGGTCTCGCCTATCAGCGGGTAGGAGAAATTGACCGTTCGGAAGAGCTTGTTGATGCCGCGGAAACGAAACTCGAAGGAACGCGCTCGAGATTTCTGGAAGAGATTCTTTCAGCAAGAGGATGGAACAAACTCAAGCTGGGTAAATATGAATACGCCGAAGAAGTCTTCAAAAGAGCGCTCAATTTGTCGGACGCGAAATCGGAGGTTTATTTAAGAAATGCGTATATGCTCGCCTGGGTTCTTTTTCAGCAGTCAAAAAACGAAGAAGCCCTGGAATACGTGAAGGTTGTAACAGGGGAAGCGGGAAATAGAAACGAATGGGTGATAGCTTTTCAGGCGTCATCCCTTGCATCAGAGACTCTTATGGCGTCAGGCAGGCTTAAAGAAGCTGGAGAGTACATTGAACACGCTAGCGAATTCGCCCGGCTTGCAGGTGATGCAAGATTCAACTCAACGATCCTGCGTCTTCAGGCAAAGATTTCTTTTTACAGGGGAATGCGCAGGAAAGCGAAAAGTTACGTTCAGCAAGCTCTTGAACTTATGGCTGAGAATGGAATCGACGAAAATGTTATCGAGCTGAAGCTTCTTAATGCAGATATTTCTTCACTTGTGGGAGAATGGCGCTCAGGATGGGATGGGTATCTCGAGTTATGGAAAACAATTGCTGCAAGAAAAGACTCTCAACACAAACCTTACGTATTAATCAACTGGGCCGATCTGTGCCGGATGCAGGGAAAAATACAATGGGCGACAAGGCTCCTTCAAAGAGCTTCCCTGCTTACTAGCGAGAGACGCTATCCCGGCGCCGAACTTGGGATACTCACTCTTAAATGCCGCATGGCTCTCGACAAAGGAGATTTGGATACCGCGAGAGAAATTATATGCGGGAAATTCTCCGATCTTCCAGAAAAACAAAGCTTATTTTATCTTTTTGAAATTTCTATTCTTGAATGCGAACTCCTGCTTGCGGAGGGTGACATCGAAAAAGCGCTCTCGATTATCAAACACATATCTTCGAAGATGGATACATCGGGTTTTGAAGGTTCCAGGGGCGAGATATTGCGGTTGGAAGCTATTGCATACCGTCATTCAAAAGACTACGCAAACGCAATAAGTTTGTTGCGTAAGAGTATCGAACTGCTCAAGCTCCAGGAGAACACGTACCAGGAAGGACTCTCCCTTTTAATGCTCTCGAAAGTGCTTTTTGAAAGGAACGGGTATTCGGATGAGGCGCAAGCAGCGCTTGAGGACTCCAAGGCTGTTTTTGAAAGACTGGGCGCATTGCCTGAACTCAGAAAAATAGAAGCTTTCAAGTCCCAGAACTTCTCGGCCTGGCGCGAGCAGACCGGTCTTGCTCCCCTGTATCTGGAAGGCTTGCGGCGCATAAGCGAACTCTTGAACTACCGATTAGGGGAAGAAGATTTCATGATTCAGGTTCTTTCCGTACTCCTCGAACTTACATCTGCGGCGAGAGGCGTCATCTTTCTGCATGAAGATTCCAAGCTATACGCCGTTGCATCCAAGCATACAGAGACGCCTTCCCGCAACGAGGCAAGACGTCTTTCGGAAACCGTTATGCGCCAGATTACCCAGGGTCTTGAACCCATATACACGGCTGATGCAACAACAGACTGGCGCTTCAACCGTTCAAAAAGCATCCTGTTGAATGAAATCCGTTCCATTCTTTGTATCCCCCTGAAAACTAGCTCAAAGCTCCTGGGAACAATATATCTTGACAGCACAAAACCTGGCCTTTTTAATCCCGATAACACTACCTATTTTGAGTCGCTGGGCAACATACTTGCAGCTACAATCGACAAATCCTCTGAATTCAACAAAATGCGTGAGGAGATAAGACTCTCGCGCGAAAGGAAAAAATGGGAAAAGTCCGGAGTAGTATTCGGTAACTCCCCAGCGACAAGAGAGTTGTATAGTCAGATAGAACGTGCAGCGCGTTCCGAGGCGAACGTTCTGCTCGAGGGCGAAACGGGCACCGGCAAGGGCGTAATGGCGAAACTCATACACGATAGAAGCCTGCGTCACGGCCGTGAGTTCTGCTCCATCAACTGCGGAATATTCCCTGAGAATCTTTTCGCGGCCGAGCTCTTCGGCCACAGGAAGGGCGCTTTTACCGGCGCAACTGAAGACAGGATAGGCCTCTTAGAGGCGGCGGACGGATCAACCGTCTTTCTGGACGAAATAACCAACATTTCATCCTTCATGCAGACAAAGCTTCTTGAGGTTATTGAGGAAAGAGTCCTTCGCAGGCTTGGCGAATCGTCTAAGCGCAGGATAAACATCAGATTCATTTTCGCTACGAATAAAAACCTGGAGGTTGAGACGCGTGAAGGACGTTTCAGAGAGGATTTGTATTATCGAATCAATACTTTCAAGCTTTATATCCCGCCCTTAAGGGAGCGCAAGGAGGATATCCGGGAACTCGTGAATCATTTCTTGAAGAAATCTTCTTTTGAACTAAACAAATCCGTGACCGAAGTGAGCGATGAAGTAATGCAGGCTTTTCTTGATTATCCGTGGCCAGGCAATATAAGAGAGCTTGCTAACGTACTCGAAAGGGCCGCTATCCTCGTACGCGGGAAGAAAATAACCAAAGACCTTCTTGACCAGAGGTTCTTTCCTTCAGTCCCATTTGAGACCAAAACTCTAAAGGACGCAAAGAGGATTGAAGAGGAGGAGCTGATAAAACGCACCCTTCTCGAAACCCGAGGCAACGTAAGCCGCGCAGCAAAAAAATTGAATATTTCAAGACAGCATCTTTCAAGACTCATCTCGCGTTATAATATAATCCGACCCATCACTTCATAA
- a CDS encoding DUF402 domain-containing protein, giving the protein MPDSKPFFIYYFRPPDRELEILSELLYSDDEVIVTSHVLHGASNPLVIKGETVIDNGYRAVFAEYRREWFDVAGVFRPDGIFTGYYADINTPSETRPDGYWTKDLFLDLWIPRDRSDVYLLDEDEFEDACRNRWITDEEAIKAKKEAEKLMGLFKKGEFPPALLERFL; this is encoded by the coding sequence ATGCCTGATTCCAAGCCCTTTTTTATTTATTACTTCAGGCCTCCCGACCGGGAGCTTGAGATTTTATCCGAACTCCTGTATTCAGATGACGAGGTGATTGTTACATCCCACGTCCTTCACGGCGCTTCTAATCCGCTCGTGATAAAAGGCGAGACCGTCATCGACAACGGCTACCGCGCCGTTTTTGCCGAATACAGGAGAGAATGGTTCGATGTAGCAGGGGTCTTCCGGCCTGACGGGATTTTCACAGGATACTATGCCGATATTAACACGCCATCCGAGACCCGTCCCGACGGTTACTGGACAAAGGACCTTTTCCTTGACCTCTGGATTCCCCGAGACCGCTCGGATGTTTATCTGCTCGATGAAGACGAATTCGAGGACGCCTGCAGGAATCGGTGGATAACGGATGAGGAGGCAATAAAAGCGAAAAAGGAAGCCGAAAAACTCATGGGTCTTTTCAAGAAAGGAGAGTTCCCTCCAGCGCTCCTGGAGAGGTTTTTATGA
- a CDS encoding SpoIID/LytB domain-containing protein, with amino-acid sequence MSGLIFYIFAVSKVFTIRVFADEKPTEITIASTEGTYKIQASGDMLFVNGNKTPYFQQMEAQSYTIIAGGKTRSYAGGFTFYSFDGEMYILNYIPEEAYIASVVASEIPGAQPEARKAQAILARTYVYKNVGRHGQYDLCDGQHCQVYRGLPVDASSLSAAQGTAGLVLGYKGTIADIYYHSTCGGMTLLPSDVWPGMKDQPYHQRVKDTLCRISPYYEWDDTFNLDPLFINLGFGQMPSSVKVVRDKDWSPVKGFVFFAPDSVYFDYSRVSDAIDHHPMTRIFDAEIKETLLILHAHGYGHAVGMCQVGAMALAKSGANYRDILTFYFPGTEILSLASF; translated from the coding sequence ATGAGCGGACTTATTTTCTACATCTTTGCAGTCAGCAAGGTTTTTACCATCCGCGTCTTCGCGGATGAGAAGCCCACTGAGATAACCATAGCCTCGACCGAGGGCACCTACAAGATTCAAGCCTCGGGCGATATGCTTTTCGTCAACGGCAACAAGACTCCTTATTTCCAGCAGATGGAGGCTCAGAGCTATACGATAATCGCAGGCGGGAAAACCCGCTCTTACGCAGGAGGATTCACATTCTACTCCTTCGACGGAGAGATGTATATCCTGAACTACATACCGGAGGAGGCATACATCGCATCGGTCGTCGCATCAGAAATACCGGGTGCGCAGCCCGAGGCTCGAAAAGCCCAGGCGATACTGGCCAGGACCTATGTCTATAAAAACGTCGGCAGGCACGGACAGTACGACCTGTGCGACGGACAGCACTGTCAGGTGTACAGGGGGCTTCCCGTTGACGCTTCCTCCCTTTCAGCCGCACAGGGTACGGCAGGTCTGGTTCTGGGCTACAAAGGAACAATTGCCGATATCTATTACCATTCGACGTGCGGCGGCATGACGCTTCTGCCGTCAGATGTATGGCCGGGAATGAAGGATCAGCCATACCATCAGCGGGTTAAAGACACTCTCTGCAGAATCTCTCCATACTACGAGTGGGACGACACCTTCAATCTGGACCCTCTCTTCATCAACCTTGGTTTTGGTCAGATGCCTTCTTCAGTAAAGGTTGTACGCGATAAGGATTGGTCGCCAGTAAAAGGATTTGTTTTCTTTGCGCCGGACTCGGTTTACTTCGACTACTCCCGGGTGTCGGACGCAATCGATCACCACCCTATGACCCGCATTTTCGACGCCGAGATTAAGGAAACCTTGCTTATCCTTCACGCTCACGGGTACGGACATGCTGTGGGCATGTGCCAGGTAGGCGCTATGGCTCTTGCAAAATCGGGAGCCAATTACCGCGATATCCTAACCTTCTATTTCCCTGGCACCGAGATACTATCGCTCGCGAGCTTTTAA
- a CDS encoding EamA family transporter, with amino-acid sequence MNIWIAIALITLTATSWEVGVVMQKKVADKLPLIKGLKGILALIRSPLWMAGLVITGIGWGVYVYALNFTPISIARAITASGYVILALLSTIFLKHRLKAVEWIAVLAVTSGVVLIGLSERHDSALVPRLKLSKLIISGSISIVLSFLLVLFSRGDNSKIKPAVAFAAVSGILSGVGDLLTKALLVEIQFKSYFIGFLAFAPLIIIFYLAGFFALSRSYQHGTAVSSVVISDFTVRISTAALGIYALGEALPPDTLHLILRIAGFVLALSASVLLGRFSGEEVAGKMKKNS; translated from the coding sequence ATGAATATCTGGATAGCGATAGCGCTCATAACGCTCACTGCAACTTCATGGGAGGTTGGTGTGGTCATGCAAAAAAAGGTTGCCGACAAGCTGCCTCTCATCAAAGGACTGAAGGGAATTCTCGCATTAATCCGTTCGCCTTTGTGGATGGCAGGTCTTGTGATTACGGGCATCGGCTGGGGCGTTTACGTCTATGCGCTTAACTTCACGCCCATATCGATTGCAAGGGCGATCACTGCATCCGGATATGTTATACTTGCTCTTCTATCCACCATCTTCCTCAAACACAGGCTGAAGGCGGTAGAATGGATTGCGGTTCTTGCCGTTACTTCGGGTGTCGTTCTGATAGGCTTAAGCGAGCGGCATGACTCGGCTCTTGTTCCCAGGCTTAAATTATCGAAGCTAATAATCTCGGGAAGCATTTCTATTGTTCTATCCTTTCTCCTCGTCCTTTTTTCACGAGGAGATAATAGCAAGATAAAGCCCGCTGTTGCATTCGCGGCTGTATCCGGAATCCTCTCGGGAGTCGGCGACCTCTTGACCAAGGCGCTCCTCGTCGAAATCCAGTTCAAATCCTACTTCATCGGGTTCCTCGCGTTCGCACCCCTCATCATCATCTTCTATCTCGCCGGTTTCTTTGCGCTCTCAAGAAGCTACCAGCACGGCACGGCGGTCTCTTCGGTCGTGATTTCGGATTTCACCGTGCGCATCTCCACTGCCGCGCTCGGGATATATGCGCTTGGCGAAGCGCTTCCTCCAGACACTCTTCATCTGATTTTGAGGATTGCAGGCTTTGTGCTTGCGCTTTCGGCCTCCGTTCTCCTGGGAAGATTTTCTGGAGAAGAGGTCGCGGGAAAAATGAAAAAAAACTCTTGA
- a CDS encoding tetratricopeptide repeat protein, protein MTEWYEKARELYNAGKKEEADKIIEEKSRIIAETAQDFFERGIARRLLRNLNDALEDFKKCIELSPGYFEAYLHLGWTLSNLERYEEALKTFDKLIELKPDEMKGHHGRSQSLFTLKRYEEVIAYNEELVERLPAFSGFWELTRTAALNQLGRHEEALNSVTKIKPEEIKPLPSYAYYLSLAETFCLLNRYDEALNALNEGMDKTREEEGCAPCFANNCWRNPYLEALRKPPYRERLEKIIGPKPKVSRKNRSTD, encoded by the coding sequence GTGACGGAATGGTATGAAAAAGCCAGAGAGCTCTACAATGCCGGAAAGAAAGAAGAAGCGGATAAAATCATAGAAGAAAAATCCAGAATAATCGCTGAAACCGCACAGGATTTCTTTGAGAGGGGAATAGCTAGGCGGTTGCTCCGCAATCTTAATGATGCCCTTGAGGATTTCAAAAAGTGCATCGAACTTTCTCCCGGATACTTTGAGGCATATCTTCATCTTGGGTGGACGTTATCGAATCTGGAAAGGTATGAAGAGGCTCTCAAGACCTTCGATAAGCTCATCGAGCTAAAGCCTGATGAGATGAAAGGTCATCACGGACGGTCGCAGTCTTTGTTTACCTTGAAACGGTACGAGGAAGTTATCGCCTACAACGAAGAACTTGTAGAACGCCTGCCCGCGTTCAGTGGATTCTGGGAACTAACCAGAACCGCGGCGCTCAATCAGCTCGGAAGGCACGAAGAAGCGTTGAATTCAGTCACAAAAATCAAGCCGGAAGAGATAAAGCCTCTGCCTTCGTATGCATATTATTTGAGTCTTGCAGAAACGTTTTGTCTCTTGAACAGGTACGATGAAGCCCTTAATGCGCTCAATGAGGGAATGGACAAAACTAGGGAAGAAGAGGGTTGTGCCCCATGTTTTGCTAACAACTGCTGGAGGAATCCTTATCTTGAGGCGCTACGTAAGCCGCCCTACCGTGAAAGACTCGAGAAAATAATAGGACCGAAACCGAAGGTCTCAAGAAAAAACCGTAGCACAGATTAG